The genomic DNA TCTGTTTTTATGAAGTTCCTCAAACGGTGAGTTTATTAAGTGAATGTTCCATGTTTGAGGATCTAACTTTCCTAATCCTACTAATTGCCGAAATCATAGAGAGTAGAGGAAGGATCTTCCACAATACTCAATAGCTACTATATATATACCATGTCATTATTTTGAGTTAGATTCTGGATGGTTATAGTTCTTTGCTGAGTAAACTCAAATGTGCTCTCCTGAAAGGCATACATCGGAAAAGGAGATGATGGATAATTATCTAATTTGTtgattttttctctttttcaGCATATTTTTCAAGCAATGCTGCTTCTTTCTTCTCATGAATCGATAGATTTCTGTCTTAATGATCGCATCCCTTGCTTTAGCAATAGTATTCAAATTAGGCTCTGTAACCTAAATATTCTTCGCGATTTTCTGTCAGACACATTACCTTATGATCCTaaaatttgaaagaattttacaTGCAGCATTTTGGATTACATCCAACAGAAGGAAGATTAATGAGCAAGAAAAATCTATTTCCATAAGGTGTGAGCAGCGAACCAAGGAGAATACTGGATTGAATGTATGGCTGGGTCGGTTTGCTATGGTCGGTTTTGCAACAGCTATAACTGTCGAAATATCAACAGGGAAAGGACTTCTAGAGGTATGAGACGGGATATCTTCGTGTCTATTAAACCGAGTCTGATTTCAATAAtattgtttaaggtcattagatTTATAGTTGCTAAATTGGAACTCGTGTGTGCTTAGAAATTTTAGGTGTTCTGTTTTTGTATACATTGTTATTTATAGTTCCAAACTGATAGTTAAAACCCCTTGGATGATTTTCTTATGCTACCATGTACCTTTTTCGACTTTTTCCCCCCTTCAACTCGTGTTGCCCGGCGTTACAAAATACCAATAACTAGCTTTGCTTTGCAGAATTTTGGGTTTACAGCACCAATTCCAACTCTAGCACTGGCTGCAACAGCATTAGTTGGAGTTCTTTCTGCATTCTTCATCTTTCAGTCAGCCTCTCGAGATTAATCGCCGTCTTGTTTAAAGTTCATTGACATTCATGCAAGCTGTATTGCTAATGTTACTGGACAAGCTCTATAAGAAGTCTATACATTTGTGTTCCCGTTCATTCTTTGAATTTCAATCAGTTTGGTTTCGACGCATATGTGGAGCATGCGAGAAGTTTAACCTCATCACCGTGAAAGTATCGATGAACATCGACTGATCTACACTGCATTGTTGCGAAGCTACTTTATGGTCCTGCAGACATGATTGACTCGCTCGGTCGTTGAACACTTCAAGTTCATTTGCTTCTTGGTgagaaactttttttttaataattcagatATCCGAGTTTCTCTCGATTAATCCTAGAGGTAGACAGTTTTCTTCCCTAGTTTGTCGCACAATTTATACAAAGATCTAACTTTTATAACATTCGTCTCTATCAGAATTCTTGGTGAGAATCCTAGCTTCCGACCATGAGAAGAGGAGATAGAAGAACCAAATGAGGCCTCACTATCGTGGAGCAAGTATTTAGAGGAACAaataaaatgataatttgaatcaTAATAAAGATGAATATTCTAAAAATCTGCCTCCAAGTATGTATAAATTGTATTATGAATGTATCCATAAGCGAATCAGGAAGATCATCGATCTTTAAGATTTATCATAAAATTGGAAGGGATTATAAAAAAACACTTTAAATATGGAAGGCGGCAATGATTTAGTTAATTAACAAGATAGGAGGCAAGATCTCCTGGACCATTTTTTGTGGTCCAGGAGATGTGTCACTCATATTTGCGGTTGGATCATGATTGCGATCCGGTTGTAAATGGTTACGATCCCTTCTTGGGTTTATCGTCTCCAACAGGTTATAGTTTTTATTCAGAGCGGGTGGTCGGAGGTCGCTCGGAGAACACCCTCGCTCGGCGCCCAGTAACCTGGCCACTTATCTACCACGGGAGGCCTTCGGGCGACCTTCGGtcgcccgctccgaacaaaaactataacttgTTGGGGACGATGAATCCAGGAAGGGATCGTAACCATTTGCGGTCAGATCGCGACCGTGATCCGACCACAAATACGAGTGGCACATCCTCTGGACCACAAAAAAAATGGTCCAGCAGATATGTGCTCACAAGATAGAGCTCTAACTTTAACATGCTATTGTTAGCTCTTCAGgacgtagcacagacggtggacACATGACATTTCTAATGTAATGATTAGggatcaattttcaaaaactgatgATCTGGGTTTATCCCATCATGTGTTTAATGtctgttgatcctgtccgagcgctgagtcgatggatactggggacgtggcactcttcgctgtcttcgactggtgatgtagatctccggcgaacctgcaaagaagccgagccgggaggggtttcccgacgacgaccctccgacgctcaagtcaggcagtgaagaagaagagaaacgaagtaacgctactgtggctacagtaatgAGAAttacatacctccgtcgaagtctgggggtccttatataggaccccggggaggcgcgggcacgcttctcgatgcgtgcatgcttccccaaacatagctcagtagggttgtgtcaaaaAAGCATGTCtaacgtcattccgcaatcgtccgagcatatcccggatgcgacggtggaaacttcccttgtacgatactctgtccgctccggctgccgaccatgctgtttgtcgacgACAGGTGTCTCGAAGATGAAgttaccagctgtcctttttgtctcctagcgctcttaCCTATTCCCGTGCCGAGCGAACCAGCCACTcagcgctcatggcctccgggaatgcgcatacctcggcgggggcggggaagccctgctcatgtgctcggatggaattgcaCCTTACTGTCATGCGGCTCGGCCGAGCGGTCCGCTCGGCCCATAGACTCTACTTGAGCAtcagaaacccgacccctggtcgggctgtctttcgtccggtccgggagacccctggctggatgtccggtcggccggatgctcggtcggcccgctactccgctcggcacgacctctgtcctctcggcacgaccttggggttgaccttcttgaccattgacctccacgtgtcgtcgACCTCCCGccgacgag from Zingiber officinale cultivar Zhangliang chromosome 4A, Zo_v1.1, whole genome shotgun sequence includes the following:
- the LOC121971883 gene encoding stress enhanced protein 1, chloroplastic-like; the protein is MAAAGAPALLTVVSHHLFSVPRASISKSCSLTRFSSSGASPLTSSFTPGLATAFWITSNRRKINEQEKSISIRCEQRTKENTGLNVWLGRFAMVGFATAITVEISTGKGLLENFGFTAPIPTLALAATALVGVLSAFFIFQSASRD